In the genome of Dunckerocampus dactyliophorus isolate RoL2022-P2 chromosome 6, RoL_Ddac_1.1, whole genome shotgun sequence, one region contains:
- the LOC129183303 gene encoding nucleoredoxin-like protein 1, which yields MCYSEVEFKMVDLFIDRVLVKNNRDQDELDTDHEIITRLQNRILMLFFASAACERCQHFAPKLSDFFRRLTDEFYVDRSAQLVLLYISLDLSEEQQENFLKELPKKCLFLAYKDPYRRELEDMFNVGELPTVVVLRPDCSILIPNAVDEILRLGPDCFRNWQEAAEILDRNFMLTEDFQEKSMRSFTDPVRRLKYKVEDDKKKKKEEKRGRDGGGNDVEADGKGRGALPW from the exons ATGTGCTACTCTGAGGTCGAG TTCAAGATGGTGGACTTGTTCATTGATCGGGTCCTGGTGAAGAACAACAGGGACCAGGACGAGCTGGACACAGACCATGAGATCATCACACGTCTGCAGAACCGCATCTTGATGCTCTTCTTTGCTTCTGCTGCATGTGAGAGATGTCAGCATTTTGCACCGAAGCTCAGCGACTTCTTCAGACGCCTGACCGATGAGTTCTACGTGGATCGATCTGCTCAGCTGGTCCTCCTGTATATTAG TTTGGACCTGTCAGAGGAACAACAAGAGAACTTCCTCAAAGAGCTGCCTAAGAAGTGCCTGTTCCTCGCCTATAAAGACCCCTACAGGAG AGAGCTGGAGGACATGTTTAACGTGGGGGAGCTCCCCACAGTGGTGGTCCTGCGCCCCGACTGTTCTATCCTCATCCCAAATGCAGTGGACGAAATACTTCGCCTTGGCCCTGACTGCTTCCGCAACTGGCAGGAAGCAGCGGAGATTCTCGACAGGAACTTCATGCTCACAGAGGACTTCCAGGAGAAGTCCATGCGAAGTTTCACAGATCCTGTCAGGAGACTCAAGTACAAGGTGGAGGacgacaagaagaagaagaaagaggagaAAAGAGGGCGGGATGGAGGGGGAAATGATGTCGAGGCTGACGGAAAAGGAAGAGGagcgttgccatggtga
- the LOC129183304 gene encoding nucleoredoxin-like protein 1: protein MVDLFLNRVLVENNWDQDELNTEREIIGILENRIVMLLFATAECDKCWEFVPVLNDFFKRLKDPAYIEYPRLLALIYISLDQSEEQQGKFLKEMHKKVLFLAFEDPYRKELQAMFKVKDVPTVVVLRPDGSVLSPNAVQDICRFGCECFHNWQESSELIERTFMLNEEFDNLNMRTATDPVRRLKYKTEDDKRKKRWWRL, encoded by the exons ATGGTGGACCTTTTCCTCAACCGAGTTCTGGTAGAAAACAATTGGGACCAGGATGAGCTCAACACGGAGCGGGAGATCATCGGGATTCTGGAAAACCGTATCGTGATGCTGCTCTTTGCAACTGCCGAGTGTGACAAGTGCTGGGAGTTTGTGCCTGTTCTGAATGACTTTTTTAAGCGACTGAAAGACCCGGCTTACATTGAATACCCCCGACTGCTGGCGCTTATTTATATCAG CTTGGACCAATCAGAGGAGCAGCAGGGAAAATTTCTCAAAGAGATGCACAAAAAGGTTCTGTTTTTGGCCTTTGAGGACCCATACAGAAA GGAACTCCAGGCCATGTTTAAGGTGAAAGATGTCCCGACTGTAGTGGTCCTTCGTCCCGACGGCTCTGTCCTGTCCCCGAACGCTGTGCAGGACATCTGTCGTTTTGGTTGCGAGTGTTTCCACAACTGGCAGGAATCTTCAGAGCTGATCGAGAGAACCTTCATGCTGAACGAGGAGTTCGACAACCTGAACATGCGCACCGCCACCGACCCTGTGAGGAGGCTCAAATACAAGACGGAGGACGACAAGAGGAAAAAGAGATGGTGGAGGTTGTAG